The following coding sequences are from one Xiphias gladius isolate SHS-SW01 ecotype Sanya breed wild chromosome 14, ASM1685928v1, whole genome shotgun sequence window:
- the LOC120798480 gene encoding regulator of G-protein signaling 13-like, translating into MPSLVASPPRELQHLNMDTENKQRGKDRRGNLKSRLQCRSSQAAKTEGLCFEEMSQWSHSLERLLSSKYGMQIFQAFLKSEFSDENIEFWLVCEDYKKIKSSFRMSSRAKKIFKRYIQAEAPREINIDHKTRELIRRNLKAPTTVCFDDAQRIVYGLMERDSYPRFLRSESYQALMDSISESVKM; encoded by the exons ATGCCAAGTCTAGTCGCATCACCACCAAGGGAGCTGCAGCACCTCAACATGGACACTGAGAATAAGCAGAGGGGGAAAGATag AAGAGGAAACCTGAAGTCTCGTCTGCAGTGTAGATCGTCTCAAGCTGCTAAAACTGAGGG GCTTTGTTTTGAAGAGATGTCCCAGTGGTCACATTCACTAGAGAGACTTCTATCATCCAAAT ATGGAATGCAAATTTTCCAGGCCTTCTTGAAGTCAGAGTTCAGTGATGAAAACATTGAGTTTTGGCTTGTGTGTGAGGACTATAAGAAGATCAAGTCTTCCTTCAGGATGTCCTCCAGGGCCAAAAAGATCTTCAAACGCTACATTCAAGCTGAGGCTCCGAGAGAG ATCAACATTGATCACAAGACCAGGGAGCTGATCAGGCGGAACCTTAAGGCACCCACCACAGTTTGCTTCGACGATGCCCAGAGGATCGTTTACGGGCTAATGGAGAGGGACTCTTATCCACGTTTCCTCAGGTCTGAAAGCTATCAAGCTCTAATGGACTCCATATCAGAATCAGtgaagatgtaa